One part of the Microlunatus elymi genome encodes these proteins:
- the gcvH gene encoding glycine cleavage system protein GcvH codes for MPDFPEDLKYTTEHEWVREGNESTVRIGVTDYAAEQLGDIVFVSLPAVGDEVTAGDACGELESTKSVSDIFSPVSGVISAINDQLDDSPESVNADPYGDGWLFEVDTADGTDLDSLLDADAYADHVESPT; via the coding sequence GTGCCCGACTTCCCGGAGGACCTCAAATACACCACCGAACACGAGTGGGTGCGCGAGGGCAACGAGTCGACCGTACGGATCGGCGTGACCGACTACGCGGCCGAACAGCTCGGCGACATCGTCTTCGTCTCATTGCCGGCGGTCGGCGACGAGGTCACCGCCGGCGATGCCTGCGGCGAGTTGGAGTCGACCAAATCGGTGTCGGACATCTTCAGCCCGGTCTCGGGTGTGATCAGCGCGATCAACGATCAGCTCGACGACAGCCCGGAGTCGGTGAACGCCGATCCGTACGGAGACGGCTGGCTTTTCGAGGTCGACACCGCCGACGGCACCGATCTGGACAGCCTGCTCGATGCGGACGCCTACGCTGACCATGTGGAGAGCCCGACCTGA